From the Deinococcus hopiensis KR-140 genome, one window contains:
- a CDS encoding peptidoglycan DD-metalloendopeptidase family protein, with the protein MPNLGEITGTILLHYDDAALLRELERAEAQATGKVRIKPTLDVTEVRSGLAKLTDALLVPVKLDATALQRELDQMTQKGTTTLNIRMEGTDRLIAALNEVAGRLDSFVGRQKIVIQETQRVDGALSAAARGVGTLSNMYSRGAVGMDEFKSKSAALKLVLTGVTEAEGFLSKEAAIAEKALKALAAAEGATGASSPAANRFKVEAAAAREASQSINTYRIAWQSEAVNDVTAAAEMAKREQRIRSTIVALEAEKTALMDLGVPEQAQMKRIQELTQLLNNYSQQLRVAVSVQNSINGTITKGSLAAGVAAGVQDLRATVRGLADETTRLQNAEQAGLITKRELAAALASQQAVMRNSLGMIQTEIVALRNLGVLDVQQTERLAQLAQAQNGYTAALARTVGAQQAAAAAQRASVGGALGVRGAGGMNNAAIAASFVSPELGMAAMAATMGPVVAGAAAVAGLVHTLGDGVDKAGQFTKQLSQVKALSGESATEINRFGQYVRTLSTKLPVASKDLIELGRQAVLVGLHGSEGIKTYTTNMAALSVVLRDVNGHAAGLEHVGQEIVKVLRSTGATTAEVNAGFGRMVNGLVALKTESGVAIPEVTNLLKFWSSQGAHVGLTIEQMTALSAALIQTGARAQGAGGALSTFFQRAAQAAAEGGPKLEAWGKIMHMTGDEAAALLKQNPMEFLRRFVTGANELDDKGQALSLSLGNVNLKSQQVQRTFAELALAMPLVAKNTDVMTKGSNDSTLAMRKAQEAAANYKDQVQTMSNAWTAFKTNLGMSVMPFLSDFVTKVLSPMAQSLMEFSQSLQNLKSPGELWAKLTIYPGDDGTTRVLKFLMLPVAVGRSVSQFNNVDRLQDALVRGGLMPNPKTPGEAIAQYKEIAENFEKYLKMAQDADLKIRENLGKPLPANLVAPSAREAYNLMNPATTFAPKPDATAASLFAGLGLAGRKILNDFGVSGKDYHHDGAVRADAVHNGIDLKAPRGTPIFSPFAGAVSFRKDDANGKVFDLIDAAGNRLTGIHLDAFDEGIQKALAAGAKKVLVLRGQKLGTVGNTGTTAGSVPHLHLMGYLAGSNTPVDARSIPFVGGPAPVGGGHGALPDRAAQQAAWEAEAKKLYSNLLATKASGHADSQIIAAADAFKKAHQSIWKKVVEDAKVAAKELKSAGVSPADYDKFAAAAGRMAALQARTRVGGKIQSQADNQIDAWIKASGGDNGVVKKIFDYEVAALAQAKKGTDDYVASTAELNKYRGEALAIVIRKAAAEKSSSDEVKRQSAREIHDFTENSRVRASVLKIVEEGYKRQQELNKSRAAAEADIEKNLQARHVEVAQQRLEDLKQLQADELAQEGLTAAQREQIVKRTSPGILAATRAVNAELRRQKDEEAEAYRNSEQAKALTSKQVDAEVARQKGVNQANEKRNNDRVESEQRQALKTAGQQRLQQQREFASAAKALDISVMESRAARIKTLNDAEIKAADGNLQKQLALTKKYSQEEAERALAIADAKRKKTIQDAIDKKDPNLGRITVDANAAFERDRVSIETTRREAVATAQKALDDKTLETTKQVQKQLTALTLSEAQDRVQGEQQALDVLAQNRTKALDQAKGDAEKQLAVTRNYAARELEIRKRLADAQLILDKRQAESTLAEALASIPKGASQADRDRLTKGYKADYTRDISRAYTAQAASVGKAQAETDQQVTDVVDKQGESVQALTKRYRELTDSVSKQIQEGKFDDEARRQALQSFNDLTHESDKLGLTQTKLVASIRGTTYALIDQGVAAAQMIQASRERIQQIKDESDAEQAAADDTNTTITYLGGMLGELVAQGLDPRDSGYVKLLQEIVQKGGEAGKAAQFVLDNLDRLESDMGGNSLGAIAYRGKQAIQDAQDRNNQEINPEDLSLPQAQANEVAGRVMDEVFNQPETLDGKLKAGLAAIASEAFSDMGSEGRDAFWEQFGKVLDDLDAAHRHEANQLEVRKTLRLVSDRDYLDQKEKLDAQAVEDQFTRETAGLSELDDAYIKAAREREEKLDTIHAQARAGREQLDLQKTRALEDVDSGKVRSELEDRYARHLVTQREYLNQKEALDRHDALITYNRAIADHKDGEVAWAEYQATLTRIREQGKTDREKLNDEESRSLENTAAGKARSTLEDQNARHLISQRAYLDRKEELDRQDAERTYERALKDGKSQTVAAAEREATLTRIREQGITDRQNLDQADARGLEDVAAGKARATLEDQNARHLISQRAYLERKEELDRQDAERTYQRAIQDGKSQTVAAAEREATLTRIREQGITDRAALERDDTRALEDISSKEAYAALEDQQSRGLINQREYLSQKEELDKAAAVRAYDQAIADGKSSAVAKAEYEATLTRIKEKGITDRAALDKQEGRNLQDAVTSGKMAGLEWQHDQGLIADEKYLEQKETLEREAAARALQQVKDDHGDVATAEQVYQNEMARITREGTATRRSIEEQHADFQVQQAQRTLEKSFGAKGREQLISGLETKVRLAREGMKGLVEGTDAYAAALTKLQAAQDALSDAKLAPGVLATWQKQVQDLGTAFEKHEITAEQFTAGLHKNADGLREMARQAEAAGNPALAKQFRDLAASLHAMDPKVAALLQKFGKLQEVLGYVQEVAGAFDSFAGAMGAAEEEYDSLTGAKLQTPWKDLEANLNGAANAAGKLLALAGDVAKIIANPADVGAWVEAITKVVSGIAEAIGGFKKAQAEVRRLKQEFQEQNPLLHAEDYQKTFTRSRGWLADIFGGGPEVVNEIDKLGLKVAQTIASGVMNGMQNGFQKALEANDFSLFAKTLSASIRESVKQTMIDSFLNDPARQNTYAAAIKGYTDALKTGDPTQVAQAYAVLMAAYKGDLAEAKKLFEALKKLEDDALTPEERAAKAAAKQRDLDARGMNNEETALKIQLAGKLISQEDYDKKVLALTLRRLDLEMAEALAVEGLTEEQKALIREEYRLKRKLAEEEAAQQTRERELALARDLAQRKLDLEGSDLDLQQKKALLLAKTDEERTRITEGFERKRLALTLKRLKAEMEAELAGTELTEEQKDLIRQKYDLAAKNAQADFDTLVKENADKVREAAEAARKEQQETAKAAAYAAEQARESWRGSLGGGIDTFLNGGNSLDALTKGIRDRIQQGIREGLVAKRFMKQLDPLFDELQDRLTKGLSPDDVLRRIAAQVPALDVQLNGTLGPLRDLFNTLFPPLTDAIKDNTAARREEEFGTTVVSLNQLVAPEGNLPAELAFFRP; encoded by the coding sequence ATGCCCAACTTAGGCGAGATTACCGGCACGATCCTCTTGCACTACGACGACGCGGCCCTGCTGCGTGAATTGGAGCGTGCGGAAGCCCAGGCGACCGGCAAGGTCAGGATCAAGCCCACCCTCGACGTGACTGAGGTGCGCTCTGGACTGGCCAAGCTCACCGACGCCCTGCTGGTCCCCGTCAAACTCGACGCGACAGCCCTTCAGCGGGAACTCGACCAGATGACCCAGAAGGGAACCACCACCCTCAATATCCGCATGGAAGGCACGGACCGGCTGATCGCGGCCCTGAATGAAGTGGCAGGCAGACTTGACAGCTTCGTGGGTCGCCAGAAGATCGTTATTCAGGAAACCCAGCGGGTGGACGGCGCGCTCTCTGCCGCTGCCCGAGGCGTCGGCACGCTCTCGAACATGTACTCCCGAGGGGCAGTCGGGATGGACGAATTCAAGAGCAAGAGCGCCGCTTTGAAGCTCGTCCTGACCGGCGTAACGGAAGCAGAAGGGTTCCTCAGTAAGGAAGCCGCCATTGCGGAGAAGGCCCTCAAGGCCCTGGCAGCAGCAGAGGGGGCAACAGGTGCCAGCTCCCCCGCAGCGAACCGCTTCAAGGTAGAAGCGGCGGCGGCCCGTGAGGCGTCCCAGAGCATCAACACCTACCGAATCGCCTGGCAGTCCGAGGCCGTGAACGACGTGACGGCTGCTGCCGAGATGGCGAAGCGGGAGCAGCGTATCCGCAGCACCATCGTGGCCCTCGAAGCCGAGAAGACCGCCCTGATGGACCTCGGCGTGCCTGAACAAGCGCAGATGAAACGCATCCAGGAGCTGACCCAGCTCCTCAACAACTACAGCCAGCAGCTGCGCGTCGCCGTCAGTGTTCAGAACAGCATCAACGGCACCATCACGAAGGGCAGCCTCGCGGCCGGTGTGGCAGCGGGCGTGCAGGACCTGCGCGCCACCGTGAGGGGACTGGCCGACGAGACCACCCGGCTGCAGAACGCCGAGCAGGCGGGGCTCATCACCAAGAGAGAGCTGGCCGCTGCCCTGGCCTCGCAGCAGGCTGTGATGCGCAACTCACTGGGCATGATTCAGACGGAAATCGTCGCCCTGCGGAACCTGGGCGTGCTCGATGTGCAGCAGACCGAGCGCCTCGCCCAGCTGGCCCAGGCGCAGAACGGGTACACGGCAGCGCTCGCCCGGACGGTAGGTGCGCAGCAGGCCGCCGCAGCCGCTCAACGGGCTTCTGTGGGCGGCGCCCTGGGTGTGCGTGGAGCGGGTGGCATGAACAATGCGGCCATCGCCGCCTCGTTCGTGAGTCCTGAACTCGGTATGGCGGCGATGGCCGCAACGATGGGACCCGTTGTCGCTGGCGCTGCAGCCGTTGCTGGTTTGGTTCACACCCTTGGCGACGGTGTGGACAAGGCTGGGCAGTTCACCAAGCAACTCTCCCAGGTGAAGGCCTTGTCCGGAGAGAGCGCCACTGAGATCAACCGTTTCGGGCAGTACGTGCGGACCCTCAGCACCAAGCTCCCCGTGGCCTCAAAGGACTTGATCGAGCTGGGCCGTCAGGCGGTCCTGGTGGGCCTGCACGGCAGTGAGGGCATCAAGACCTACACGACGAACATGGCGGCCCTCAGCGTGGTCCTCCGTGACGTGAATGGGCACGCAGCAGGTCTGGAACACGTGGGGCAGGAGATCGTGAAGGTCCTGCGCTCGACGGGCGCCACCACCGCTGAGGTGAATGCGGGCTTCGGCCGCATGGTCAACGGCTTGGTCGCCCTGAAAACCGAGTCCGGCGTGGCCATCCCCGAGGTCACGAACCTCCTGAAATTCTGGTCCTCTCAGGGCGCGCACGTCGGTCTGACCATCGAGCAAATGACGGCGCTGTCCGCTGCCCTGATTCAGACCGGTGCCCGGGCACAGGGTGCCGGCGGTGCGCTCTCCACCTTCTTCCAGCGGGCCGCACAGGCCGCTGCAGAAGGCGGACCGAAGCTCGAAGCCTGGGGCAAGATCATGCACATGACGGGCGACGAGGCCGCCGCCCTCCTGAAGCAGAACCCCATGGAGTTCCTCCGCCGTTTCGTCACCGGCGCGAACGAGCTGGACGATAAGGGCCAGGCCCTGAGCCTCTCGCTGGGGAACGTCAACCTCAAGAGCCAGCAGGTCCAGCGCACCTTCGCGGAACTCGCGCTCGCCATGCCCCTGGTGGCAAAGAACACCGACGTGATGACGAAGGGGAGCAACGACTCCACCCTCGCCATGCGCAAGGCCCAGGAAGCAGCAGCGAACTACAAGGACCAGGTCCAGACGATGAGCAACGCCTGGACGGCCTTTAAAACGAACTTGGGAATGTCGGTCATGCCCTTCTTGTCCGACTTCGTGACCAAGGTCCTGAGCCCCATGGCGCAGAGCCTCATGGAGTTCAGCCAGAGCCTGCAAAACCTGAAGTCGCCGGGCGAGTTGTGGGCCAAGCTGACGATCTACCCGGGAGACGATGGCACCACGCGCGTGCTGAAGTTCCTGATGCTTCCTGTGGCTGTCGGACGAAGTGTCAGCCAGTTCAACAACGTGGACCGCCTGCAGGATGCCCTCGTGCGTGGCGGCCTAATGCCGAACCCGAAGACGCCGGGGGAAGCGATCGCGCAATACAAAGAGATCGCCGAGAACTTCGAGAAGTACCTGAAAATGGCGCAGGATGCGGACCTGAAGATCCGCGAGAACCTCGGCAAACCGCTCCCCGCCAATCTCGTGGCCCCGAGTGCTCGGGAAGCGTACAACCTGATGAACCCCGCCACGACGTTCGCGCCTAAACCGGACGCGACAGCGGCGTCCCTCTTCGCAGGGCTTGGCCTGGCCGGACGGAAGATCCTGAACGATTTCGGTGTGAGCGGGAAGGACTACCATCACGACGGTGCGGTCCGGGCGGATGCCGTTCACAACGGCATTGATCTGAAGGCCCCGAGGGGGACGCCGATCTTTTCTCCCTTTGCTGGAGCAGTGTCGTTCCGGAAGGATGATGCGAACGGTAAGGTGTTCGACCTGATTGACGCCGCGGGGAATCGTCTGACCGGGATTCACCTTGACGCCTTCGATGAGGGCATTCAGAAGGCGCTGGCCGCCGGAGCAAAGAAGGTTCTCGTGCTGCGCGGGCAGAAGCTCGGCACGGTCGGAAACACCGGCACCACAGCCGGATCTGTGCCGCACCTGCACCTGATGGGGTATCTGGCAGGGAGCAATACCCCGGTGGATGCCCGGAGCATCCCGTTTGTGGGAGGACCGGCCCCAGTTGGTGGAGGCCACGGAGCCCTGCCTGACCGTGCCGCCCAACAGGCGGCCTGGGAGGCAGAGGCGAAGAAGCTCTACTCGAACCTGCTGGCCACCAAGGCGAGCGGTCACGCGGACAGCCAGATCATCGCCGCAGCGGACGCCTTCAAAAAGGCCCATCAATCCATCTGGAAAAAGGTGGTCGAGGACGCGAAGGTCGCCGCAAAGGAGCTGAAAAGCGCCGGGGTCTCCCCAGCCGATTACGACAAGTTCGCCGCTGCCGCTGGGCGCATGGCCGCCCTGCAGGCCCGCACCCGAGTGGGGGGCAAGATCCAGAGCCAGGCCGACAACCAGATCGACGCCTGGATCAAGGCCAGCGGTGGCGACAACGGTGTCGTGAAGAAAATCTTCGACTACGAGGTGGCTGCGCTCGCGCAGGCAAAGAAGGGCACCGACGACTATGTGGCGAGCACGGCTGAACTGAACAAGTACCGGGGCGAGGCCTTGGCCATTGTGATCCGGAAGGCGGCGGCCGAGAAGTCCAGTTCCGACGAGGTGAAGCGTCAGAGTGCGCGGGAAATCCACGACTTCACCGAGAACTCCCGGGTCCGAGCTTCAGTGTTGAAGATCGTGGAGGAGGGCTACAAGCGCCAGCAGGAACTGAACAAATCACGCGCCGCTGCGGAAGCGGACATCGAGAAGAACCTGCAGGCGCGTCACGTCGAGGTGGCCCAGCAGCGCCTCGAAGACCTGAAGCAGCTCCAGGCGGACGAACTCGCGCAGGAGGGGCTGACGGCCGCCCAGCGAGAGCAGATCGTGAAGCGGACCAGTCCGGGCATCCTGGCAGCCACAAGAGCGGTGAACGCGGAGCTGCGCCGCCAGAAGGATGAGGAGGCCGAGGCCTACCGTAACAGTGAGCAAGCCAAGGCCCTGACCAGCAAACAGGTAGACGCCGAGGTGGCCCGGCAGAAGGGCGTGAACCAGGCCAACGAGAAGCGGAACAACGACCGCGTGGAGTCCGAACAGCGCCAGGCCCTGAAGACCGCTGGGCAGCAGCGCCTCCAGCAGCAGCGAGAGTTCGCGTCTGCTGCGAAGGCCCTGGACATCAGCGTGATGGAAAGCCGTGCAGCACGCATCAAGACCCTGAATGATGCGGAGATCAAAGCGGCTGACGGGAACCTTCAGAAGCAGTTGGCACTCACGAAAAAATACAGCCAGGAGGAAGCAGAACGGGCTCTCGCCATCGCGGATGCTAAGCGGAAAAAGACCATCCAGGACGCAATCGACAAGAAAGACCCCAACCTGGGCAGGATCACGGTTGACGCAAATGCCGCGTTCGAGCGAGATCGGGTCAGCATTGAGACGACCCGCAGGGAAGCTGTCGCCACCGCCCAAAAAGCCCTGGACGACAAGACCCTGGAGACCACCAAGCAGGTCCAGAAGCAGCTCACAGCGTTGACCCTGAGTGAGGCTCAAGACCGTGTGCAGGGGGAGCAACAGGCCCTGGACGTCCTCGCCCAGAACCGGACGAAGGCCCTGGACCAGGCGAAGGGGGACGCCGAGAAGCAACTGGCGGTCACGCGCAACTATGCGGCCCGCGAGCTGGAGATCCGGAAACGGCTGGCAGATGCGCAACTGATCCTCGACAAGCGTCAGGCAGAATCCACCCTCGCTGAGGCGTTGGCGAGTATTCCGAAGGGAGCAAGCCAGGCAGACCGGGACCGGCTGACCAAGGGCTACAAGGCCGATTACACCCGCGACATCAGCCGGGCGTACACCGCCCAAGCCGCGAGTGTCGGGAAGGCTCAGGCCGAAACGGATCAGCAGGTCACCGACGTGGTGGACAAACAGGGGGAGAGTGTCCAAGCCCTGACCAAGCGGTACCGCGAGCTGACCGACTCAGTGAGCAAACAAATTCAGGAAGGGAAGTTCGACGACGAGGCCCGGCGGCAGGCGCTCCAATCGTTTAACGACCTGACCCACGAGAGCGACAAACTGGGGCTGACCCAGACCAAACTCGTGGCGTCCATCCGGGGAACCACCTATGCCCTGATCGATCAGGGGGTGGCGGCCGCGCAGATGATCCAGGCTAGCCGCGAGCGCATCCAGCAGATCAAGGACGAGTCGGACGCGGAGCAGGCGGCAGCGGACGATACCAACACCACAATCACGTACCTGGGCGGGATGCTGGGCGAACTGGTAGCTCAGGGGCTGGACCCGCGTGACAGCGGGTACGTGAAGCTGCTGCAGGAGATCGTCCAGAAGGGCGGCGAGGCAGGCAAGGCCGCGCAATTCGTGCTCGACAACCTGGACCGCCTGGAATCCGATATGGGGGGCAATAGCCTGGGCGCCATTGCTTACCGGGGCAAACAGGCGATCCAGGACGCGCAGGACCGCAATAACCAGGAGATCAATCCCGAAGACCTCTCCCTGCCCCAGGCTCAGGCGAACGAAGTGGCCGGGCGGGTCATGGACGAGGTGTTCAACCAGCCTGAGACGTTGGATGGCAAGCTCAAGGCTGGGCTGGCGGCGATTGCGAGCGAGGCGTTCTCCGACATGGGTTCCGAGGGGCGTGACGCCTTCTGGGAGCAATTCGGGAAGGTCCTCGACGACTTGGACGCGGCCCACAGGCACGAGGCGAACCAGCTGGAGGTCCGCAAGACCCTGCGGCTGGTCTCAGACCGCGATTACCTCGATCAGAAGGAAAAGCTCGACGCCCAGGCGGTAGAGGACCAGTTCACCCGGGAGACAGCTGGACTCTCGGAACTGGACGATGCCTACATCAAAGCGGCGCGCGAGCGAGAGGAAAAGCTTGATACGATCCACGCTCAGGCCCGGGCCGGGCGTGAGCAGTTGGATCTCCAGAAGACCCGAGCGCTCGAAGACGTGGACTCGGGCAAGGTCCGCTCGGAGCTGGAGGACCGGTACGCCCGGCACCTCGTCACCCAGCGTGAGTATCTGAACCAGAAAGAAGCGCTGGACCGGCACGATGCGCTGATCACGTACAACCGCGCCATTGCCGATCATAAGGATGGGGAAGTCGCCTGGGCCGAGTATCAGGCCACCCTGACCCGGATCCGGGAACAAGGCAAAACGGACCGCGAGAAGCTGAATGACGAGGAAAGCCGGAGTCTGGAGAACACGGCGGCGGGCAAGGCGCGCTCCACGCTCGAAGACCAAAACGCCCGGCACCTGATCAGCCAGCGTGCGTACCTGGATCGGAAGGAGGAACTCGACCGCCAGGACGCGGAGCGCACCTACGAGCGGGCCCTCAAGGATGGCAAGAGCCAGACGGTAGCGGCGGCCGAACGGGAAGCCACACTCACCCGTATTCGGGAACAGGGCATCACGGACCGGCAGAATCTCGACCAAGCTGACGCGCGCGGCTTGGAGGACGTAGCGGCAGGTAAGGCCCGCGCGACGCTCGAAGATCAGAACGCGCGGCACCTGATCAGTCAGCGTGCATACCTGGAGCGCAAGGAGGAACTCGACCGCCAGGACGCGGAGCGCACCTATCAGCGGGCGATCCAGGATGGGAAGAGCCAGACGGTAGCGGCGGCCGAACGGGAAGCCACGCTCACCCGTATTCGAGAGCAGGGCATCACGGACCGTGCGGCCCTGGAGCGCGACGACACCCGCGCCTTGGAGGACATCTCCAGCAAAGAGGCGTATGCCGCCCTGGAAGACCAGCAGAGCCGAGGGCTGATCAACCAGCGCGAGTATCTGAGCCAGAAAGAGGAACTCGACAAGGCGGCAGCTGTCCGGGCCTACGACCAAGCCATTGCGGACGGGAAGAGTTCAGCCGTCGCCAAAGCCGAGTACGAAGCGACCCTCACGCGGATCAAAGAGAAGGGCATCACGGACCGCGCCGCACTCGACAAACAGGAAGGCCGCAACCTGCAAGACGCGGTGACGAGCGGGAAGATGGCTGGGCTGGAGTGGCAGCATGATCAGGGCCTGATCGCCGACGAGAAGTACCTGGAACAGAAGGAAACGCTGGAACGGGAAGCCGCCGCCCGCGCCTTGCAGCAGGTCAAGGATGACCACGGCGACGTGGCCACCGCCGAGCAGGTCTACCAGAACGAGATGGCGCGCATCACCCGCGAGGGGACGGCCACACGCCGCTCGATTGAGGAACAGCACGCCGACTTCCAGGTGCAGCAGGCCCAGCGGACCCTGGAGAAGTCGTTCGGGGCGAAGGGGCGCGAGCAGCTCATCAGCGGACTCGAAACCAAGGTCCGGCTGGCACGCGAGGGGATGAAGGGCCTCGTCGAAGGGACGGATGCTTACGCGGCTGCTCTAACCAAGCTCCAGGCAGCCCAGGATGCCCTCTCCGACGCGAAGTTGGCTCCTGGCGTCCTGGCCACTTGGCAGAAGCAGGTCCAGGACCTGGGCACGGCCTTCGAGAAGCACGAGATCACGGCGGAGCAGTTCACCGCTGGGCTCCACAAAAACGCGGACGGTCTGCGCGAGATGGCCCGGCAGGCGGAAGCCGCGGGGAACCCGGCCCTCGCCAAGCAGTTCCGTGACCTGGCGGCCTCCCTGCACGCGATGGACCCCAAGGTGGCGGCCCTGCTACAGAAGTTCGGGAAGCTGCAAGAGGTCCTGGGCTACGTGCAGGAGGTGGCCGGGGCCTTCGACTCGTTCGCGGGAGCCATGGGCGCGGCAGAGGAGGAATACGACAGCCTGACGGGGGCCAAGTTGCAGACCCCCTGGAAGGACCTGGAGGCCAACCTGAACGGGGCGGCCAATGCCGCTGGAAAGCTGCTGGCACTCGCGGGCGACGTCGCCAAGATCATCGCCAACCCAGCCGATGTCGGCGCGTGGGTGGAGGCGATCACGAAGGTCGTCTCCGGCATCGCTGAGGCCATCGGAGGCTTCAAAAAGGCCCAGGCGGAGGTCAGGCGGCTCAAGCAGGAGTTCCAGGAGCAGAACCCCCTCCTGCACGCTGAGGACTACCAGAAGACGTTCACCCGGTCCAGGGGCTGGCTCGCGGACATCTTCGGCGGCGGGCCCGAGGTGGTCAACGAGATCGACAAGCTCGGGCTCAAAGTCGCGCAGACCATCGCATCTGGTGTGATGAACGGCATGCAGAACGGCTTCCAGAAAGCGTTGGAGGCCAACGACTTCAGCCTGTTTGCCAAGACCCTCTCGGCCAGCATCCGGGAGTCGGTGAAGCAGACCATGATCGACAGCTTCCTGAACGATCCAGCCCGGCAAAACACCTATGCCGCCGCGATCAAGGGCTACACGGACGCCCTGAAAACGGGTGACCCCACTCAGGTGGCGCAGGCCTACGCGGTCCTCATGGCAGCGTACAAGGGGGACCTGGCCGAAGCGAAAAAGCTGTTTGAAGCGTTGAAAAAGCTGGAAGACGACGCGCTCACGCCCGAGGAGCGTGCTGCAAAAGCGGCGGCGAAGCAGCGTGACCTCGACGCCCGGGGCATGAACAACGAGGAAACGGCGCTCAAAATTCAGCTGGCCGGGAAGCTGATCAGTCAGGAGGATTACGACAAGAAGGTGCTGGCCCTGACCCTCCGGCGGCTAGATCTCGAAATGGCAGAAGCTCTTGCCGTCGAGGGTCTGACCGAGGAGCAGAAGGCGCTGATCCGCGAGGAATACCGCCTGAAGCGCAAGCTGGCCGAGGAGGAGGCGGCTCAGCAAACCCGGGAACGTGAACTCGCTCTTGCGCGTGACCTTGCCCAGCGCAAGCTCGACTTGGAGGGCAGTGACCTGGACCTCCAGCAGAAAAAGGCCCTGCTGCTCGCCAAGACCGACGAGGAACGCACCCGGATCACGGAGGGATTCGAGCGCAAACGCCTGGCGCTCACCCTCAAGCGCCTCAAGGCGGAGATGGAGGCCGAACTCGCAGGCACCGAGTTGACCGAGGAGCAGAAAGACCTGATCCGGCAGAAGTACGATCTGGCGGCCAAAAACGCGCAGGCGGACTTCGACACGCTGGTGAAGGAGAACGCCGACAAGGTGCGCGAAGCGGCAGAAGCAGCCCGAAAAGAGCAGCAGGAGACCGCGAAAGCCGCTGCGTACGCTGCGGAGCAGGCCCGGGAGAGCTGGCGAGGCTCCCTGGGTGGGGGCATCGACACCTTCCTGAACGGGGGGAACTCACTGGACGCGCTGACGAAGGGCATCCGCGACCGGATTCAGCAGGGCATCCGTGAGGGGCTCGTCGCCAAGCGCTTCATGAAGCAGCTCGATCCTCTGTTCGACGAGCTGCAGGACCGGCTGACGAAGGGGCTGAGTCCGGACGATGTGCTGCGCCGGATCGCCGCCCAGGTGCCCGCGCTCGACGTGCAACTCAACGGCACGCTCGGGCCGCTGCGGGACCTGTTCAACACTCTTTTCCCCCCACTCACCGACGCGATCAAGGACAACACGGCCGCGCGCCGGGAAGAGGAGTTCGGCACCACCGTCGTGTCCCTCAATCAGCTCGTGGCTCCAGAGGGCAACCTGCCCGCTGAACTCGCCTTTTTCAGACCCTGA
- a CDS encoding glycoside hydrolase family 19 protein, whose product MNLILQPEHIRAVAPRNPDLQAVVDALRPVLERHGIDRSPERLGMFLAQWAHESEFLGVRENLNYSQASRICQTWPRRFPTVASAAPYAGNPQALANKVYNGRMGNTGPNDGWAYRGGGWPQLTGRDAYRAYGQRIGLDLEGNPNLILQASVSAQVCGLFWADRGLNAAADQGDMVTITQRINGGQNGAQDRLERYHRVIPLLRDQQAALASQEAIVHPNIPWKRLFVNNTEFDPTTARLEGDTITLPSGQHQVVKKTQVGEKLYVTTRTP is encoded by the coding sequence ATGAACCTGATCCTGCAACCTGAGCACATCCGTGCGGTCGCGCCGCGCAACCCAGATCTGCAGGCAGTCGTCGATGCCCTGCGGCCCGTACTGGAGCGTCACGGCATCGACCGCAGCCCCGAGCGCCTGGGCATGTTCCTGGCCCAGTGGGCGCACGAGTCCGAGTTCCTCGGCGTGCGCGAGAACTTGAACTACTCCCAGGCTTCACGGATCTGCCAGACCTGGCCGCGGCGCTTCCCCACCGTGGCGAGTGCGGCCCCGTACGCAGGCAACCCGCAGGCCCTAGCGAACAAGGTCTACAACGGCCGCATGGGCAACACAGGGCCCAACGACGGCTGGGCGTACCGGGGTGGAGGCTGGCCGCAGCTGACTGGCCGCGACGCCTACCGCGCCTATGGGCAGCGCATCGGGCTGGACCTGGAAGGCAACCCCAACTTGATCCTGCAGGCCAGTGTCTCGGCTCAGGTGTGCGGCCTGTTCTGGGCGGACCGGGGGCTGAATGCCGCAGCCGATCAGGGCGACATGGTGACGATCACGCAGCGCATCAACGGCGGCCAAAACGGGGCTCAGGACCGCCTGGAGCGCTACCACCGGGTGATTCCCCTGCTGCGCGACCAGCAGGCCGCGCTGGCCAGCCAGGAGGCCATCGTGCACCCCAACATCCCCTGGAAGCGGCTCTTCGTGAACAACACCGAGTTCGACCCAACAACAGCTCGCCTGGAAGGCGACACCATCACGCTGCCTTCTGGACAGCACCAGGTCGTGAAGAAGACGCAAGTGGGGGAGAAGCTGTATGTCACGACGCGCACCCCCTGA